The Enterobacter asburiae sequence CGACTGAGGTCGATCCGCAAAAACGCCTGCAGCTGACGGGCGACGCCCAGCGCTACCTGCTGGATAACGCCTACGTCATCCCGATTTTCGAGGAGCCGCAGGTCTTTGCCGGTGCGCCGTGGCTGAAAGGCGTCAATTTTGAAGCGGTAGGCCGCCCGTCGTTCTACGGCGCGTGGATTGAGAAACACTGAGGAGCTGACGATGCGCCACGCACTTCTTCAACGCTTTGGGCACGGGCTGCTGGTACTGTGGGCCGCCTTTACCCTCTCGTTCGTGTTGCTCCAGGTGCTGCCGGGCGACGCGGTGCTGATTAAATTTCAGAACCCGGACCTGGGCTTAAGCCCGGCGCAAATCGAGGAGATGCGCGTGGCCTACGGTGCGGACAGCCCGCTGTGGCAGCAATACGGCCACACGCTGCTGGCGATGCTGCGCGGGGATTTCGGCTATTCGTTACAGGCAGGGGTGCCGGTCAGCGAGTTGATTGCCAGCAATCTGCCGGATACCCTGAGTCTTGCCCTGCCCGCGTTTGTGCTCGCGGTCCTGCTGGCGTTTGCGCTGGCTTTTGCATCGCGTCTGCCGGGTCTGCGCTGGCTGAGCAATACCCTCCAGTCGCTGCCGGTCCTGTTTATCTCCTTACCCACTTTCTGGCTGGGGATTGCCCTCATCCAGCTCTTTTCATTTCAGCTGCGGCTGATCCCGGTGATTAACCCGACGCCGCTGCAGGGGTTGATCCTGCCAATCGTCACCGTCGCGATCCCGATCTCCGCCCCGCTGGCGCAAATCCTGATGCGCAGCCTGGACCAGGTGGCAACGCAGCCGTTTGTCGCCGTCGCCCGGGCCAAAGGGCTGAGTGAAACCGCCGTTCTGTGGCGTCACGTCACCCGCAACGCCCTGCTACCGGTCCTGAACATTGCCGGGCTGCTGCTGGGCGAGCTGATTGCCGGGGCGCTGATCACCGAAACCGTTTTTGGCCGCAGCGGGCTCGGCCAGCTGACCCAGCAGGCGGTGAATAACCAGGATATCGCCGTGCTTCAGGCGGTAGTGATGATTTCCGCCCTCGGTTTTGTCCTGATTAATCTGCTGGTGGATCTGCTGATGCCGCTGCTGGATCCCCGTCTGCAAACCGTTACCGGAGGTGCTTCATGAGCCTGGTCGATTACGCCGCCGCCGCGCGAAAGCGCGTTCCAGCGTGGCAGGAAGTGGAATGGCAACCGGGACTGTGGCTGGCATGGGGGGTGATTATTCTCGCCGCTTTTGCCGCCGTGGCGCCCGGCCTGTTAACCCACTACAGCCCGATTGAGGGCATCGCCGGGGCACAACGCCTGGCGCCGCAGGCGGGACACTGGCTCGGCACCGATCAGCTTGGCCGCGATGTTTACACGCGCATCGTGTACGGTGCCTCACACTCCCTGAGCGCAGCGCTGGCCGCCGTGACGATGGGTCTGGTGGTGGGTACCGGCTTAGGGGTGGTTGCCGGGGCGTTCGCCGGACGCGTCGAGTCTTTCCTGATGCGTTTTGTCGACGTGCTGCTGTCCATCCCGTCTCTGCTGCTCTCACTGACGGTCATTATTCTGCTCGGGTTTGGCACCGTTAACGCCGCGATTGCCGTCGGCGTGGCCTCAATCGCAAGCTTCGCCCGCCTCGCGCGCGGTGAAGTGGTGCGCATCCGGCACACGGATTACGTCGAGGCGGCGTTTGGCAGCGGCGGGACGTTTTTCGCCGTGCTGTGGCGACACATTCTGCCCAACGCGTTAACCGCCGTCCTCGCCTTTGCCACACTGCAGTTTGGTCAGGCCATCCTGGCGCTTTCCACGCTGAGCTTTCTCGGCTACGGTACCCCGCCACCCGTGCCGGAATGGGGCTTATTGATTGCCGAAGGCCGTAACTATCTCTCTACCGCCTGGTGGCTAACCACCTTCCCCGGCGTCGTCGTCATCGCCGTGGTGCTGGCCACCAACCGTATCAGCCAACAGTTCAGCGGAGGTCGCTAATGACCATTCTCTCAGTGGAAAATTTGACGATCAGCTACCGTACCGCGCGTCAGTGGCGAGAGGTGGTGCATAACGTCAGCTTCACGCTCGGGCGAGGGGAAATGCTGGCGTTTGTCGGTGAATCCGGATCCGGCAAAACGACCACGGCACAGGCGATCATTGGTCTGCTGGCCGACAACGCCCGGCGCGATGCGGGAAAAATATCGCTCAACGGCGAGGAGATTAGCCTATGGTCCGCCAGGCGTCTCGATACTCTTCGCGGGGCGCGAATTAGCCTGGTTCCGCAGGATCCGGGTAATTCGCTCAACCCGGTGAAAACCATCGGCGCGCAGGTCGGAGAAATCATTCAGCTACACCAGAAAGTGACCCGCGCCCGGCGCGACGAACAGGTGCTCGCCCTGCTGACAAAGGTCGGCCTGAGCCACCCCGAGCAGCGCATGACGCAGTATCCCCATCAGCTCTCCGGCGGGATGAAACAGCGCGTGCTGATTGCCATCGCCATTGCCCTGCGCCCGGACGTCATCATTGCCGATGAGCCCACCAGCGCGCTGGATGTGACG is a genomic window containing:
- a CDS encoding ABC transporter permease, producing the protein MRHALLQRFGHGLLVLWAAFTLSFVLLQVLPGDAVLIKFQNPDLGLSPAQIEEMRVAYGADSPLWQQYGHTLLAMLRGDFGYSLQAGVPVSELIASNLPDTLSLALPAFVLAVLLAFALAFASRLPGLRWLSNTLQSLPVLFISLPTFWLGIALIQLFSFQLRLIPVINPTPLQGLILPIVTVAIPISAPLAQILMRSLDQVATQPFVAVARAKGLSETAVLWRHVTRNALLPVLNIAGLLLGELIAGALITETVFGRSGLGQLTQQAVNNQDIAVLQAVVMISALGFVLINLLVDLLMPLLDPRLQTVTGGAS
- a CDS encoding ABC transporter permease, which encodes MSLVDYAAAARKRVPAWQEVEWQPGLWLAWGVIILAAFAAVAPGLLTHYSPIEGIAGAQRLAPQAGHWLGTDQLGRDVYTRIVYGASHSLSAALAAVTMGLVVGTGLGVVAGAFAGRVESFLMRFVDVLLSIPSLLLSLTVIILLGFGTVNAAIAVGVASIASFARLARGEVVRIRHTDYVEAAFGSGGTFFAVLWRHILPNALTAVLAFATLQFGQAILALSTLSFLGYGTPPPVPEWGLLIAEGRNYLSTAWWLTTFPGVVVIAVVLATNRISQQFSGGR